The following proteins are co-located in the Deinococcus metallilatus genome:
- the dnaB gene encoding replicative DNA helicase, giving the protein MELTPRVPPHSNDAEISVLGSILLDNDTLTGLGDTLAPEMFYREGHRKIFSGMRALQERGEPVDLVTLSEHLRVQGQLDEVGGLTYLIGLSDQVPTAAYAEHYARIVQEKHTLRQLISASGRAMQLAYDGQLPLEDLLDRAEKMIFEVAEQKKKGEAFQAMGEVVHDTFEYITLLHQNKGIPDGVSSGFRDLDEQISGLQKGSLNVLAARPSMGKCVTAGTLIDVPGTGERITVETFVRRQLPTVLSVTPDGTVRESRVGAWIDSGVKAVRRVTTRTGRVVETTPHHPFLGVDGWTPLYDLKVGDRIAVPRAVPVFGQQDALSPERVRLLAYLLAEGGLTQSSPRWTNADPVLVEDFRACLAAEFPEVEMAADARTGNDYRLSRRWQPGERKDRPNPLTGWLRELGVSGQHADAKQVPSVVWTLTRPSLAAFLRVLLSCDGTIYALAGKARIEFTVASEALARDVHHALVRFGIVSKLWRKGERSWRVEITDPRSVADYQTQIGWLGEKAERRIPVSAGTRSNVGHPPAGAWVHVRRAAGERGLSLMALARAAGEKTESGFNAHTRRSLPQSRAARYAAVLDDPHLTLLGSDALYWDDIVQIEDVGERQVYDLTVPGDANFIAADICLHNTAFALSIAQNVALRGEKTVAVFSLEMPSVQLALRMLCSEARVDMNRIRSGQLNERDFERLAHAAGRLADAPMVIDDEPDLTLNALRSKLRRIAAQHGQLGLVVIDYLQLMSGGKSSGGSDNRQQEISTISRGLKGLAREMEVPIIVLSQLSRAVEQRPNHRPMLSDLRESGAIEQDADIVMFIYRDEYYNKETDQQGIAEIIIGKQRNGPVGTVKLQFHSAHVRFNDLAPEGV; this is encoded by the coding sequence ATGGAACTGACACCGCGCGTTCCCCCGCACAGCAACGACGCCGAGATCAGCGTTCTGGGGAGCATCCTGCTCGACAACGACACGCTGACCGGCCTGGGCGACACGCTGGCCCCCGAGATGTTCTACCGCGAAGGCCACCGCAAGATTTTCAGCGGCATGCGCGCCCTTCAGGAACGCGGCGAACCCGTGGACCTGGTGACCCTCAGCGAGCATCTGCGCGTGCAGGGGCAGCTCGACGAGGTGGGCGGTCTAACCTACCTGATCGGCCTGTCGGATCAGGTGCCGACCGCCGCCTACGCCGAACACTACGCGCGCATCGTGCAGGAAAAGCACACGCTGCGCCAGCTCATCAGCGCGTCGGGGAGGGCGATGCAGCTCGCCTACGACGGGCAACTGCCGCTGGAAGACCTGCTCGACCGCGCCGAGAAGATGATCTTCGAGGTGGCCGAGCAGAAGAAGAAGGGCGAGGCCTTCCAGGCGATGGGCGAGGTGGTCCACGACACCTTCGAGTACATCACCCTGCTGCACCAGAACAAGGGCATCCCCGACGGCGTGAGCAGCGGCTTCCGCGACCTCGACGAGCAGATTTCGGGCTTGCAGAAGGGGAGTTTGAACGTTCTGGCGGCCCGGCCTTCGATGGGCAAGTGCGTGACGGCGGGCACCCTGATCGACGTGCCGGGGACCGGGGAGCGAATCACGGTGGAGACGTTCGTGCGGCGGCAACTGCCGACCGTCCTGAGCGTGACTCCGGACGGCACGGTGCGCGAGTCGCGCGTCGGTGCGTGGATTGACAGCGGCGTGAAGGCCGTGCGCCGCGTCACGACGCGCACGGGCCGCGTGGTGGAAACGACCCCTCACCACCCCTTCCTGGGCGTGGACGGCTGGACGCCCCTCTATGACCTGAAGGTCGGGGACCGGATCGCCGTGCCGCGTGCGGTCCCGGTTTTCGGGCAGCAGGATGCCCTCAGCCCGGAGCGTGTGCGCCTCCTCGCCTACCTGCTGGCCGAAGGGGGCCTGACGCAGAGTAGCCCCCGCTGGACGAATGCCGACCCCGTCCTGGTGGAGGACTTCCGCGCGTGCCTCGCCGCCGAGTTTCCGGAAGTGGAGATGGCCGCCGACGCGCGGACGGGCAATGATTACCGCCTCAGCCGCCGCTGGCAGCCGGGAGAGCGCAAGGACCGTCCGAACCCTCTGACCGGGTGGCTCCGCGAACTCGGGGTATCGGGCCAACACGCCGATGCCAAACAGGTTCCGTCGGTGGTCTGGACCCTCACCCGCCCATCTCTCGCCGCCTTCCTCCGCGTGCTGCTGAGTTGCGACGGGACGATCTACGCGCTGGCTGGGAAGGCCCGCATCGAGTTCACGGTGGCGAGTGAGGCGTTGGCCCGCGACGTACATCACGCGCTGGTGCGCTTCGGCATCGTGAGCAAGCTGTGGCGCAAGGGGGAGCGTTCCTGGCGGGTGGAGATCACCGACCCACGCAGCGTGGCGGATTACCAGACGCAGATCGGGTGGCTGGGGGAGAAGGCGGAACGTCGCATTCCCGTCAGTGCCGGAACCCGCAGCAACGTCGGCCACCCGCCTGCCGGAGCCTGGGTGCATGTGCGGCGGGCGGCGGGTGAACGGGGGCTGAGTTTGATGGCCCTCGCCCGCGCCGCCGGGGAGAAGACCGAATCCGGCTTCAATGCCCACACCCGGCGCAGCCTCCCGCAGTCTCGCGCTGCCCGTTACGCCGCCGTCCTGGACGACCCCCACCTCACCCTGTTGGGCAGTGACGCGCTGTACTGGGACGATATCGTTCAGATTGAGGACGTGGGCGAGCGGCAGGTGTACGACCTGACGGTGCCGGGGGACGCGAACTTCATCGCCGCCGACATCTGCCTGCACAACACGGCCTTCGCCCTCTCTATCGCCCAGAATGTCGCCCTGCGCGGCGAGAAGACGGTGGCGGTCTTCAGCCTGGAAATGCCCTCGGTGCAGCTCGCCCTCCGCATGCTATGCAGCGAGGCGCGGGTGGACATGAATCGTATCCGGAGCGGCCAGCTCAACGAGCGCGACTTCGAGCGCCTGGCCCACGCCGCGGGCCGCCTGGCCGACGCGCCGATGGTGATCGACGACGAGCCGGACCTGACGCTGAATGCCCTGCGCAGCAAGCTCCGGCGCATCGCGGCGCAGCACGGGCAGCTGGGGCTGGTGGTGATCGATTACCTGCAACTGATGTCGGGCGGCAAGAGCAGTGGCGGCAGCGACAACCGCCAGCAGGAGATCAGCACCATTTCGCGCGGTTTGAAGGGCCTGGCACGTGAAATGGAAGTGCCGATTATTGTTCTGAGTCAGCTCAGCCGTGCTGTAGAACAGCGGCCGAATCATAGACCGATGCTCTCTGATTTGAGAGAATCAGGTGCGATTGAACAGGATGCAGATATTGTGATGTTTATTTACCGCGACGAGTATTACAACAAGGAAACCGATCAGCAGGGCATCGCCGAGATCATTATCGGCAAGCAGCGCAACGGCCCGGTCGGCACGGTCAAATTGCAGTTCCACAGCGCGCACGTCCGCTTCAACGACCTCGCGCCGGAGGGCGTCTGA
- a CDS encoding PIN domain-containing protein — protein sequence MIDANVILRFVLEDHPDLTARASALFDRAAGGEVQLIIPPAILAECFYALKSFYKLPRAEIAGGLLKVLALPGVGALEEQAVTEALRLLKEQSVDFADAYLAALGRTLALPVASFDSDLRKLGADVLDD from the coding sequence GTGATTGATGCCAATGTCATTCTGCGTTTCGTGCTGGAGGACCACCCGGACCTGACTGCCCGCGCCTCCGCCCTGTTTGATCGTGCGGCGGGTGGGGAAGTCCAGCTCATCATTCCGCCCGCCATTCTCGCGGAGTGCTTTTACGCCCTGAAGTCCTTTTACAAGCTGCCCCGTGCAGAAATAGCAGGCGGCCTGCTGAAAGTGCTGGCCCTACCGGGGGTGGGCGCGCTGGAAGAACAGGCGGTGACGGAGGCCCTGCGGCTGCTGAAGGAACAGAGCGTGGATTTCGCCGATGCCTACCTTGCGGCTCTGGGCCGGACGCTGGCCCTGCCGGTGGCGAGCTTTGACAGCGACCTGCGAAAACTGGGCGCGGACGTGCTGGACGACTGA
- a CDS encoding AbrB/MazE/SpoVT family DNA-binding domain-containing protein gives MKRATLTSKGQVTIPAEIREALHLQAGDRLILSLTENGFTASVERTPKVEDVRGIFKHAARPGTTRAEERAAVEEAVARKYGL, from the coding sequence ATGAAACGCGCCACACTGACGAGTAAGGGACAGGTCACGATTCCCGCCGAGATTCGCGAGGCATTGCATCTGCAAGCCGGGGATCGGCTGATTCTGAGCCTCACGGAAAACGGCTTTACGGCGTCGGTGGAACGTACGCCGAAGGTGGAGGACGTGCGCGGGATTTTCAAACACGCGGCCCGGCCCGGCACCACTCGCGCTGAAGAACGCGCCGCCGTTGAGGAAGCGGTGGCAAGGAAGTATGGCCTTTGA
- a CDS encoding PIN domain-containing protein produces the protein MRYLLDTNTVSDFFKRHPQVMSRFQRMPPAWLAVSTVTMMEIEYGFERKPAAREKFGEVWAALLGDLHVLPYDAHDAAHTARLRAHLAAIGKPIGPFDLQLAGVALARHLTLVTHNTAEFTRVPDLLVEDWWQLLP, from the coding sequence ATGCGTTACCTGCTGGATACGAATACCGTCAGCGACTTTTTTAAGCGGCATCCGCAGGTCATGTCGCGCTTTCAGCGGATGCCCCCTGCGTGGTTGGCCGTCAGTACGGTCACGATGATGGAAATCGAGTATGGCTTCGAGCGGAAGCCTGCCGCCCGCGAGAAATTCGGTGAGGTCTGGGCGGCGCTGCTCGGTGATCTTCACGTATTGCCCTACGATGCACACGACGCTGCTCATACGGCCCGCCTCCGTGCCCACCTCGCTGCCATTGGCAAACCCATTGGGCCGTTTGACCTTCAACTCGCGGGTGTGGCTCTCGCCCGCCACCTGACACTCGTCACGCACAACACTGCCGAGTTCACGCGCGTCCCCGACCTGCTGGTAGAAGACTGGTGGCAGCTTCTTCCTTGA
- a CDS encoding type II toxin-antitoxin system Phd/YefM family antitoxin, with protein sequence MQTVNLYDAKNQFSKLVDAVEGGEVVVIARNGKPAAKLVPLSYGERTEWSGDVQRFMQGGEYDPEAFEVDRNDVLPAPERDLF encoded by the coding sequence ATGCAGACGGTGAACCTGTACGACGCCAAGAACCAGTTCAGCAAACTCGTTGATGCTGTCGAGGGCGGCGAAGTGGTGGTAATCGCCCGTAACGGCAAACCGGCGGCCAAGCTCGTGCCCCTGTCGTATGGCGAACGGACCGAGTGGAGCGGGGATGTTCAGCGATTTATGCAGGGCGGCGAGTATGACCCCGAGGCGTTCGAGGTGGACCGCAATGATGTTCTGCCCGCGCCAGAGCGGGACCTGTTCTGA
- a CDS encoding type II secretion system protein — protein MKNGTQGFTLIELLIVIAIIGILAAVLIPNLLNARKAANNSAAQSIARNAVTQAESLRANSQPLSGTTAATAVNCATAPGTGATAAGLGMTLPPSVTSCKVYSDANASHALTQSSNGQYYYFDGQALQGPAATAPTTW, from the coding sequence ATGAAGAACGGAACCCAGGGCTTTACCCTCATCGAGCTGCTGATCGTGATTGCGATTATCGGGATTCTGGCGGCGGTTTTGATTCCGAACCTGCTGAACGCGCGCAAGGCGGCGAACAACAGCGCTGCTCAGAGCATTGCACGGAACGCAGTGACGCAAGCGGAATCTCTCCGCGCCAACAGTCAGCCGCTCTCCGGTACCACTGCGGCGACTGCGGTGAATTGCGCTACTGCTCCTGGTACCGGAGCCACGGCTGCTGGTCTGGGCATGACCCTTCCCCCGTCGGTTACGTCCTGCAAGGTTTACTCTGATGCCAACGCCAGTCACGCTTTGACGCAGAGCAGCAACGGCCAGTACTACTACTTCGATGGCCAAGCCCTGCAAGGTCCTGCGGCCACCGCACCGACCACTTGGTAA
- a CDS encoding CopG family antitoxin, whose amino-acid sequence MSEFTIITDMSQIPAFTSEAEEAEFWGTHSLAEHLLSREHTNTDLLLPTRPRKSRPTSIRLGTDLERRLCHLAELKGTSYQTLLKEFVLERVYEEEKRLGVI is encoded by the coding sequence ATGAGTGAGTTCACCATCATTACCGATATGAGCCAGATTCCCGCCTTTACCAGCGAAGCCGAGGAGGCGGAGTTTTGGGGCACGCACTCCCTGGCCGAACACCTGCTCAGCCGAGAACACACCAACACTGACCTTTTGCTCCCCACCCGCCCCCGCAAGTCCCGCCCCACCAGCATCCGCCTCGGCACCGATCTGGAACGGAGATTGTGCCACCTCGCAGAGCTGAAAGGTACCTCCTACCAGACACTCCTCAAGGAGTTCGTGCTGGAAAGAGTGTACGAGGAAGAGAAGCGGCTGGGGGTAATTTGA
- a CDS encoding DUF1802 family protein, with the protein MTSSALKEWDTQCQALTSGETALLIRKGGIMETHAGFEVEHREFLLYPTFLHQNPAELRPDFLPLLRDDPQPGRLVLPALAEVVAVHKVESLEQALALEPYQALTAGAIERRFHYRGRPWVHALLLRVRPLREPLVLTETPEMLGCVSWVPLPDVAPDAGAPVLDETELARLRAGVEAAVSR; encoded by the coding sequence ATGACCTCCTCCGCCCTCAAAGAATGGGATACCCAGTGTCAGGCGCTCACCTCGGGCGAGACGGCCCTCCTGATCCGCAAGGGCGGCATCATGGAGACGCACGCCGGTTTCGAGGTCGAACACCGCGAATTCCTCCTCTACCCGACCTTCCTGCACCAGAACCCCGCCGAGCTGCGGCCGGACTTTCTGCCGCTGCTGCGCGACGATCCCCAGCCGGGCCGCCTCGTGCTTCCGGCGCTGGCGGAGGTCGTGGCAGTCCATAAGGTCGAGTCGCTGGAACAGGCACTGGCGCTGGAGCCGTACCAGGCGCTGACGGCGGGGGCCATCGAGCGGCGCTTTCACTACCGGGGCCGCCCCTGGGTCCACGCGCTGCTGCTGCGGGTACGCCCACTGCGGGAACCACTGGTGCTGACGGAAACGCCGGAAATGCTCGGCTGCGTGAGCTGGGTGCCGCTGCCGGATGTGGCGCCAGACGCGGGGGCGCCCGTGCTGGATGAGACGGAGCTGGCGCGCCTCCGGGCAGGAGTGGAGGCGGCAGTCAGCCGTTAG
- a CDS encoding class I SAM-dependent DNA methyltransferase, producing MHQRPFTALAAVYDAIMADVEYDHWADFVLTYARDGGLEVRSALDLACGTGGFTLELWRAGLWVHGVDGSPEMLEVARERLPAEVTLSVGDLRTFELGETFDLVTCVFDSLNNLLTSAGLGLALGRMRAHLRPGGLLACDLNTRLGVRELWEENAIEGLAQTEDGREVHYHWSHQYDAQADVGVVQAFCRVEDGAGGWEEFTEEHRERGYDPADLEPLLTAAGFARWEIVEYPDYAPPSADTPRVWVFAWA from the coding sequence ATGCACCAACGCCCCTTTACTGCCCTGGCCGCCGTCTACGACGCGATCATGGCGGACGTGGAGTATGACCACTGGGCGGACTTCGTGTTGACCTACGCGCGTGACGGGGGGCTGGAGGTCCGTTCGGCGCTCGATCTGGCTTGCGGCACCGGAGGCTTCACGCTGGAACTGTGGCGGGCGGGCTTGTGGGTGCATGGCGTGGACGGCAGCCCGGAGATGCTGGAGGTGGCGCGCGAGCGCCTGCCCGCCGAGGTCACGTTGAGCGTGGGCGACCTGCGGACCTTCGAGCTGGGCGAGACGTTTGATCTGGTTACCTGCGTGTTCGACAGCCTGAACAACCTGCTGACTTCCGCGGGGCTGGGACTGGCTCTCGGGCGGATGCGCGCGCACCTGCGGCCCGGGGGCCTGCTCGCCTGCGACCTGAACACCCGGCTGGGCGTGCGGGAGCTGTGGGAGGAGAACGCCATCGAGGGGCTGGCCCAGACCGAGGACGGCCGCGAGGTGCATTACCACTGGTCGCACCAGTACGACGCCCAGGCCGACGTGGGCGTGGTGCAGGCCTTCTGCCGGGTGGAGGACGGCGCGGGCGGCTGGGAGGAATTCACCGAGGAACACCGCGAGCGCGGGTATGACCCGGCGGACCTCGAACCGCTGCTGACGGCGGCAGGCTTCGCGCGCTGGGAAATCGTGGAGTACCCCGACTATGCGCCGCCCTCGGCCGACACTCCCCGGGTCTGGGTGTTCGCATGGGCCTGA
- a CDS encoding NAD(P)H-dependent glycerol-3-phosphate dehydrogenase → MGLKVPVLGAGGWGTALAVTATRAGREAALWTRRADFAARLAAERENREYLPGVPLPEEVSVTPDLGRAVAGASFALIVVPSVGVPDLLAALPRELGVVLCAKGLAPDGGRLTDLARGLGFARVAVLSGPNHAEEIGRGLPAATVVASTDPALAGEVQAALLSPSLRVYTSSDVVGVELGGVLKNVIALAAGLVDGLNLGDNAKAALMTRGLREMSRYLVSQGAHEDTVYGLSGLGDLVATATSRHSRNRAAGEAIARGDRSFIGPQQGGKVVEGLRTAGLLDAWASAHGHDLPIVRAVAKVASGEWTPDAGVVSLMGRDAKAELEG, encoded by the coding sequence ATGGGCCTGAAGGTGCCCGTGCTGGGCGCGGGGGGCTGGGGCACGGCCCTGGCGGTGACGGCGACCCGGGCGGGCCGGGAGGCGGCGCTCTGGACACGGCGGGCCGACTTCGCCGCGCGGCTGGCTGCAGAGCGCGAGAACCGCGAGTATCTGCCGGGCGTGCCGCTGCCGGAGGAGGTGAGCGTGACGCCCGACCTGGGCCGGGCCGTGGCCGGAGCCAGCTTTGCCTTGATCGTCGTGCCGAGTGTGGGCGTGCCGGACCTGCTGGCCGCGTTGCCCCGCGAGCTGGGCGTGGTGCTGTGTGCCAAGGGCCTCGCGCCGGACGGGGGACGGCTGACCGATCTGGCGCGCGGGCTGGGCTTTGCGCGGGTGGCTGTCCTGAGCGGCCCCAACCACGCGGAGGAGATCGGCCGGGGCCTTCCCGCCGCGACGGTCGTGGCGAGCACGGACCCGGCGCTGGCAGGTGAGGTGCAGGCGGCCCTCCTCTCCCCTTCCCTGCGGGTGTACACCAGCAGCGACGTGGTCGGCGTGGAACTCGGCGGCGTGCTGAAAAACGTGATCGCGCTCGCGGCGGGCCTGGTGGACGGGTTGAACCTGGGCGACAACGCGAAGGCGGCGCTGATGACCCGTGGCCTGCGCGAGATGAGCCGGTATCTGGTTTCGCAGGGCGCGCACGAGGACACGGTGTACGGCCTGAGCGGTCTGGGCGATCTGGTGGCGACCGCGACCAGCCGACACAGCCGCAACCGCGCCGCCGGAGAAGCCATTGCCCGAGGCGACCGTTCCTTTATTGGGCCGCAGCAGGGCGGCAAGGTCGTGGAGGGCTTGCGGACGGCGGGGCTGCTGGACGCCTGGGCCAGCGCCCACGGCCATGACCTTCCCATCGTGCGGGCGGTGGCAAAGGTGGCGAGCGGCGAGTGGACGCCGGACGCAGGCGTCGTCAGTCTGATGGGCCGGGATGCGAAGGCCGAACTGGAGGGCTGA
- a CDS encoding HD domain-containing protein → MSLAEQAEAFALPFYAEAHRAYHNAAHVRALLTALDSSGVLTPTLALAAWGHDLIYDPRAQDNEECSAQAFGAWLNSHGADGALVQEVTALILATRHTAPPQTRAEALLVDADLSILGADALTFAAYEAAIRQEYAFVPDAEYREGRARVLRGFLERGRIYVTPEFAGLEKQARANLAAVLARLA, encoded by the coding sequence GTGAGCCTGGCCGAACAGGCCGAAGCCTTCGCGCTGCCGTTTTACGCTGAGGCGCACCGGGCCTACCACAACGCGGCCCACGTGCGCGCCCTGCTCACAGCCCTCGACTCAAGCGGCGTGCTGACGCCCACGCTGGCGCTGGCCGCCTGGGGCCACGACCTGATCTACGATCCCCGGGCGCAGGACAACGAGGAATGCAGCGCGCAAGCGTTCGGGGCGTGGCTGAATTCGCATGGGGCAGACGGGGCGCTGGTTCAGGAAGTCACGGCCCTGATCCTCGCCACCCGCCACACGGCCCCGCCGCAGACCCGGGCGGAAGCCCTGCTGGTGGACGCCGACCTCAGCATCCTGGGCGCGGACGCGCTCACCTTCGCCGCCTACGAAGCCGCCATCCGCCAGGAATACGCCTTCGTCCCCGACGCCGAGTACCGTGAGGGGCGGGCACGGGTGTTGCGGGGCTTTCTGGAACGGGGGCGGATTTACGTGACGCCGGAGTTCGCGGGACTGGAGAAGCAGGCACGGGCAAACCTCGCGGCCGTTCTCGCCCGGTTGGCATAG
- a CDS encoding V-type ATP synthase subunit D, producing MAGQISPTRSALLASKASLKTATGGADLLKRKRDALIGEFFALVKDALSAREQLAGVSKGAYTSLFGAKAWDSPEAVESLSLAGTGDYAVDMQIESIYGVKVPRINVPERTQQASFSPINVGARTIQAATDFGGVMEAIVKVAATETKLRRIGEEIKKTSRRVNALEQVVIPGIQDDIRFIRGVLDQREREESFRLKKIKAKLEREKNEENVQAGQHGTAAD from the coding sequence ATGGCAGGACAGATCAGTCCCACCCGCAGCGCCCTTTTGGCCAGCAAGGCCAGCCTCAAGACGGCGACCGGCGGCGCGGACCTCCTCAAGCGCAAGCGGGACGCGCTGATCGGGGAGTTCTTCGCGCTGGTGAAGGACGCTTTGAGCGCGCGCGAGCAGCTCGCGGGCGTCAGCAAGGGGGCCTACACCAGCCTGTTCGGCGCGAAAGCGTGGGACAGCCCGGAAGCGGTGGAGAGCCTCAGTCTGGCGGGGACGGGCGATTACGCCGTCGATATGCAGATCGAGAGCATCTACGGCGTGAAGGTGCCCCGCATCAACGTCCCCGAGCGCACGCAGCAGGCCAGCTTCAGCCCGATCAACGTCGGGGCGCGCACCATCCAGGCCGCGACCGATTTCGGCGGCGTGATGGAGGCCATCGTGAAGGTCGCCGCGACCGAGACGAAGCTGCGCCGCATCGGTGAGGAGATCAAGAAGACCTCCCGGCGTGTGAACGCGCTGGAGCAGGTCGTGATCCCCGGCATTCAGGACGACATCCGCTTCATTCGCGGGGTGCTCGACCAGCGCGAACGCGAGGAGAGCTTCCGCCTGAAGAAGATCAAGGCGAAACTCGAACGCGAGAAGAACGAGGAAAACGTCCAGGCGGGTCAGCACGGCACGGCTGCCGACTGA
- a CDS encoding V-type ATP synthase subunit B, with product MTSLLKKEYNDVAYISGPLLFVNAASDLAYGAIVDIKDGTGRTRGGQVISVSDQNAVIQVFEETRGLDLATASVSLVEDVARLGVSKEMIGRRFDGLGRPIDGLPQVVAEKRLSINGEPMNPAARAKPEEFIQTGISTIDVNTSLIRGQKLPIFSGSGLPHNELAAQIARQAKVPGHEGDFAVVFAAMGLTQREVSFFTQEFERTGALARSVLFLNRADDPAVERLLTPRMALTTAEYLAFEHGYHVLVILTDMTNYCEALREIGGAREEIPGRRGFPGYMYTDLASLYERAGVVQDKPGSVTQIPILSMPDDDITHPIPDLTGYITEGQIVVDRGLNAKGVFPPINPLPSLSRLQGNGIGKGKTRADHKNVSDQLFAAYANGLDLRKLVAITGEDALTETDKLYLRFADDFENYFIGQGNQDRSIDDSLTVAWGILSKLPQSQLTRLSKDSIDKYYGEKIDEMWRGSRI from the coding sequence GTGACCAGCCTCCTGAAGAAGGAATACAACGATGTCGCGTACATCTCCGGACCGCTGCTGTTCGTGAACGCGGCCTCGGACCTCGCCTACGGGGCCATCGTGGACATCAAGGACGGCACCGGCCGGACGCGCGGCGGGCAGGTCATCAGCGTGTCCGACCAGAACGCCGTCATCCAGGTGTTCGAGGAAACGCGCGGGCTGGACCTCGCCACCGCCAGCGTGAGCCTGGTGGAGGACGTGGCCCGCCTGGGCGTCTCCAAGGAAATGATCGGCCGCCGCTTCGACGGCCTGGGCCGCCCCATCGACGGGCTGCCGCAGGTGGTCGCGGAAAAGCGGCTCAGCATCAACGGCGAGCCGATGAACCCCGCCGCCCGGGCCAAGCCCGAGGAGTTCATCCAGACCGGCATCAGCACCATTGACGTGAACACGTCGCTGATCCGCGGGCAGAAGCTCCCGATCTTTTCCGGCTCGGGTCTGCCCCACAACGAACTCGCCGCGCAGATCGCTCGTCAGGCGAAGGTGCCCGGCCACGAGGGCGACTTCGCGGTGGTGTTCGCCGCGATGGGCCTGACCCAGCGCGAAGTCTCGTTCTTCACCCAGGAGTTCGAGCGCACCGGCGCGCTGGCCCGCTCGGTGCTGTTCCTGAACCGCGCCGACGACCCCGCCGTCGAGCGTCTGCTGACGCCGCGCATGGCCCTGACGACCGCCGAGTACCTGGCGTTCGAGCACGGCTACCACGTGCTGGTGATCCTGACCGACATGACGAACTACTGCGAGGCGCTGCGTGAAATCGGCGGCGCGCGCGAGGAGATTCCTGGTCGCCGCGGCTTCCCCGGCTACATGTACACCGACCTGGCGTCCCTCTACGAGCGCGCGGGCGTGGTGCAGGACAAGCCCGGTTCGGTCACCCAGATTCCGATCCTCTCGATGCCCGACGACGACATCACCCACCCCATCCCCGACCTGACCGGCTACATCACCGAAGGGCAGATCGTGGTGGACCGTGGCCTGAACGCCAAGGGCGTGTTCCCGCCGATCAACCCGCTGCCCTCGCTGTCCCGTCTCCAGGGCAACGGCATCGGCAAGGGCAAGACCCGCGCGGACCACAAGAACGTGTCCGACCAGCTCTTCGCCGCCTACGCCAACGGCCTGGACCTGCGCAAGCTCGTCGCCATCACCGGTGAGGACGCGCTGACCGAGACGGACAAGCTGTACCTGCGTTTTGCCGACGACTTCGAGAACTACTTCATCGGCCAGGGCAACCAGGACCGCAGCATCGACGACAGCCTGACCGTCGCCTGGGGCATCCTCTCCAAGCTGCCGCAGAGCCAGCTCACCCGTCTGTCGAAGGACAGCATCGACAAGTACTACGGGGAGAAGATCGACGAGATGTGGCGGGGGAGCAGGATTTAA